A genomic window from Streptomyces sp. NBC_01429 includes:
- a CDS encoding FadR/GntR family transcriptional regulator, with translation MAVTDEAIEKIKGMIVSGALRPGDRLPKESELAAELGLSRNSLREAVRALSLIRILDVRQGDGTYVTSLDPQLLLEAIGFVVDFHRDDTVLEFLAVRRVLEPAATAMASGRITDEELDSLDAQLAALGPEPSVEALVAADLEFHREIVRHCGNTVLCSLLDGLSGPTTRARVWRGLTQEDAVSRTLHEHRAILSALRDRDAEAARSWATVHIASVEMWLKSAL, from the coding sequence GTGGCTGTTACCGACGAGGCCATCGAGAAGATCAAGGGAATGATCGTCTCCGGCGCGCTGCGGCCGGGCGACCGTCTCCCCAAGGAGAGCGAACTCGCCGCCGAGCTGGGGCTGTCCCGCAATTCGCTGCGCGAGGCGGTGCGGGCGCTCTCGCTCATCCGCATCCTCGACGTACGCCAGGGCGACGGCACGTACGTCACCAGCCTCGACCCGCAGCTGCTGCTGGAGGCGATCGGCTTCGTCGTGGACTTCCACCGGGACGACACGGTGCTGGAGTTCCTGGCCGTACGCCGCGTCCTGGAGCCCGCCGCCACGGCGATGGCCAGCGGCCGGATCACCGACGAGGAGCTGGACTCGCTCGACGCCCAGCTCGCCGCGCTGGGGCCGGAGCCCTCGGTGGAGGCGCTGGTGGCGGCGGACCTGGAGTTCCACCGGGAGATCGTGCGCCACTGCGGCAACACGGTCCTCTGCTCGCTCCTGGACGGACTCTCCGGACCGACCACGCGGGCCCGGGTCTGGCGCGGGCTGACCCAGGAGGACGCCGTCAGCCGCACGCTCCACGAGCACCGGGCGATCCTCTCGGCGCTCCGCGACCGGGACGCGGAGGCCGCCAGGTCCTGGGCGACCGTTCATATCGCGAGCGTCGAGATGTGGCTCAAGTCGGCGCTGTGA